In Pleuronectes platessa chromosome 4, fPlePla1.1, whole genome shotgun sequence, the following proteins share a genomic window:
- the LOC128438470 gene encoding trichohyalin has product MECRREEVIWRLGRLLGDTCEEDTLTGEAHILSDSVCTEDFVMRFGEEMLEVPLPESHYRQQDIGEEAGRTETSDSDQKGQNVLHIKRRGSAAQGRSSQEAVTSLYSLLNSPGQRKEVEKCLSNNFGVNTSHSEKAPRRLGHDSSLSHRTEVVIERENKQHNRNCSPQARCLAGVPVRSFDSVSIASDLDSVSTERVRQHIHTRPGWRALIESVTGVEDYFTNQSDDDTPTQEESDPQSTSVHRSSFGSFQKRKLRKTQHKKRESFRLKFSLGDDDKDTDEESSERTSEKMQLTKMKEQHTNLRQKCENEEETLRLKRTQLKDVELCLSELRLRRKHALQELERVTAQRAQVEKEKKTMESSLRDSRIERDSLSCQVEKLQRQRDSCLHDIRDMEEELETLSQRQKPLKDGSCSKNNVIISVLEREEMERQLDGAKTELFAEQRRAREKLESMQEKLEQTREELQKATEEESSQRNRCVFLEEKQIQKKEQIELLEVQVSKLQVELGEGKIRVGALEKRLAEKGLQLLDFQEKHGVLQAERDGLKGELHHLKNQQYKALKEAQEQANRLVVDQQAEEEKAGALKEHTRVLTRCIEAMQSSIKIKEEEAKQLRISLEQQREEGKNHEEELHKDASEKVNKAIEEERRKWEAEKVETVQEHCGILEEQNKEMQREKSRAQALQHKVLELKTRMQELESERCAQQREQESLLAVICRSLKEEHQAELQRLKKQIAQENQRTALQLDKAVQLAKKEADRLRVTLEERERGYNRITAELDQQHRHWAQELGAECQHVQLLVEQSGAKQRAVQLPACPTVAEALTTLRALREQLEHLIIHLHQELGSQKQTTEQLRKDKERELCAQRQQLRVERDRALDSVKERLIQEHIEELSSLNRTQLTDGGAEGGAAGSLRKQLKAKDVELRQVQRSMAQWKQQTAARLACKFEEELTAELER; this is encoded by the exons atgGAGTGTCGGAGAGAGGAGGTCATCTGGAGACTCGGGAGGCTGCTAGGGGACACTTGTGAGGAGGATACATTGACAGGGGAAGCACACATTCTTTCAGACAGTGTCTGCACTGAGGACTTTGTCATGCGCTTCGGTGAAGAAATGCTGGAAGTGCCATTGCCCGAGAGTCATTATCGACAGCAAGACATAGGAGAAGAGGCTGGGAGGACAGAGACATCTGACAGTGATCAAAAAGGACAAAATGTTCTTCATATTAAAAGACGAGGATCAGCAGCACAGGGCAGAAGCAGTCAAGAAGCAGTGACTTCTCTGTATTCCCTGTTAAACAGCCCAGGTCAACGaaaggaagtggagaagtgTCTTTCAAATAACTTTGGAGTGAACACATCACATAGTGAGAAGGCTCCACGGAGGCTTGGTCACGATAGCAGCC TGTCTCACAGAACAGAGGTTGTAATAGAACgtgaaaacaaacagcacaacaGGAACTGTTCTCCTCAGGCTAGGTGCCTGGCAG GAGTACCTGTGAGGAGTTTTGATTCTGTGTCCATTGCAAGTGACCTGGACTCGGTCAGCACAGAGCGAGTCAGACAGCACATCCACACACGGCCGG GATGGCGCGCTCTCATTGAGTCTGTCACGGGCGTGGAGGATTACTTTACTAACCAGAGTGATgatgacacacccacacaggaaGAAAGCGACCCTCAGTCTACATCAG TCCACAGATCCTCGTTTGGCAgttttcaaaaaagaaaacttcGGAAAACTCAgcataaaaagagagaaagtttcAG ACTCAAGTTTTCTTTGGGAGACGACGACAAAGACACAGATGAGGAAAGTTCTGAGAGGACATCAGAGAAAATGCAGTTGACCAAAATGAAAGAGCAGCACACTAATCTCCGACAA aAATGTGAGAACGAGGAGGAGACACTCAGGTTGAAGAGGACTCAGTTAAAAGACGTTGAGCTCTGCCTTTCTGAACTTCGGCTGAGAAGAAAG CATGCCTTGCAGGAATTAGAGCGAGTGACTGCACAGAGAGcacaggtggagaaggagaagaagactaTGGAGTCCAGTCTGAGAGACAGCAGGATAGAGAGAGACTCGCTCAG TTGCCAAGTGGAAAAGTtgcagagacaaagagattcTTGTCTCCATGATATCAGAGACATGGAGGAAGAACTTGAAACTCTGAGTCAACGTCAGAAGCCTCTAAAGGATGGATCCTGCTCGAAG AACAACGTCATCATATCAGtgctggagagggaggagatggaaagACAGCTGGACGGTGCAAAAACTGAACTGTTTGCTGAGCAGAGACGTGCAAGAGAGAAGCTGGAGTCCATGCAAGAG aAGTTAGAGCAGACTCGTGAAGAACTCCAGAAggccacagaggaagagagctCACAAAGGAACAGATGTGTTTTTCTGGAAGAGAAACAGATCCAGAAAAAGGAGCAAATTGAG CTACTTGAGGTTCAAGTAAGCAAGCTGCAGGTTGAACTGGGAGAAGGTAAGATCCGGGTGGGTGCTCTGGAGAAGAGGTTGGCCGAGAaggggctgcagctgctggatttCCAAGAAAAACATGGGGTCTTGCAAGCAGAAAGAGACGGCCTGAAGGGGGAGCTACATCACCTGAAAAACCAGCAATACAAAGCACTGAAGGAAGCCCAGGAACAAGCCAACAGATTGGTG GTTGATCAGCAGGCTGAGGAGGAAAAAGCAGGTGCTTTGAAAGAGCACACACGTGTTCTCACGCGATGCATTGAGGCAATGCAAAGCTCCATTAAG ataaaagaagaagaggcaAAGCAGCTGCGGATCtctctggagcagcagagggaggagggaaagaaCCACGAAGAGGAGTTGCATAAAGACGCCTCAGAAAAG GTGAACAAAGcaatagaggaggagaggaggaagtgggaggCAGAAAAAGTGGAGACTGTGCAGGAGCACTGTGGGATACTGGAGGAGCAGAACAAAGAGATGCAGCGAGAGAAGAGTAGAGCACAAGCTCTACAACATAAAGTGTTGGAACTAAAAACA AGGATGCAGGAGTTGGAGAGTGAACGTTgtgcacagcagagagagcaggagtCTTTGCTCGCTGTTATTTGTAGATCACTGAAAGAGGAGCACCaggctgagctgcagaggttgAAGAAACAGATTGCACAG GAGAACCAGAGGACGGCGCTGCAGCTTGACAAGGCTGTTCAGCTGGCAAAGAAAGAGGCTGACAGGCTCCGGGTGACGCTGGAAGAAAGGGAGCGAGGTTACAACAGAATCACTGCTGAGctggaccagcagcacagacactggGCCCAGGAGCTGGGAGCAGAATGCCAGCATGTGCAACTCTTAGTGGAACAGAGTGGAGCCAAACAAAGAGCTGTGCAGCTGCCTGCCTG TCCAACAGTAGCCGAGGCTCTAACAACCCTGAGAGCGCTGAGAGAGCAGCTGGAGCACTTGATTATCCATCTACACCAGGAGCTGGGTTCACAGAAGCAAACTACAGAGCAGCTGAGAAAAGACAAG gAGCGAGAATTGTGCGCCCAGAGGCAGCAGCTCAGGGTGGAGCGAGATAGAGCCTTAGACTCTGTGAAGGAGCGTCTCATTCAG GAGCACATTGAGGAGTTGAGCAGCCTGAACAGGACTCAGCtgactgatggaggagctgaaggaggagcagctggatcTCTGCGCAAGCAGTTGAAGGCCAAAGACGTGGAGCTCAGGCAGGTTCAGAGGAGCATGGCTCAGTGGAAGCAACAGACTGCAGCTCGTCTGGCATGCAAATTTGAAGAAGAGCTGACCGCTGAACTGGAAAGGTAA
- the LOC128438186 gene encoding zinc finger protein 502, translating to MSAVQLLRLSVHGRISAAAEDFLLQVEKGGGKAEVPTMRAMLTERLTAAGEEILAGLEETLAEYEHRVELSEREICSQRRLLDAVMQPVVRLYRAVCPADVQQLMVNKEEVPPEQQQWSPLVDQEDPEPPHIKEEQEEPWTNQDGQQLQGLEEADIKFTLTPVAVKSEEDEEKLKSSTLHPGETKENRADCGGPEPVRNSGPDRRLQQGTEDKTENSSDTEHSEDDWMETREPQTGLNTRNTKQPLSGMGCKTEKKSLSCSECGERFSRSDHLNIHMRRHTGEKPFSCSECGKRFNQRGSLNSHMRIHTGEKPFSCSECGQRFNQRSNLNTHIRIHTGEKPFSCSECGERFNQRGSLNSHMRIHTGEKPFSCSECGKRFTERGSLNTHMRIHTEEKPFSCFECGKRFTARGSLNRHMRSHTGEKPFNWSVVKDFRFSPMVRDVRIHKGDK from the exons atgtccgccgtgcagctgctgcggtTGTCGGTACATGGGCGGATCAGCGCTGCCGCTGaagacttcctgctgcaggtggagaaaggaggaggaaaggctgAAGTCCCGACGATGAGAGCGATGCTAACCGAGCGGCTCACGGCGGCGGGGGAGGAGATCCTCGCGGGGCTTGAGGAAACCTTGGCAGAGTACGAGCACCGAGTGGAGCTGTCCGAGCGGGAGATCTGcagccagaggaggctgctcgatgccgtgatgcagcccgtagtccggctgtacagagcag tgtgtcctgcagacgtccagcaactgatggtgaataaagaagaggttccccctgagcagcagcagtggagcccccttgtggaccaggaggacccagagcccccccacattaaagaggaacaggaggaaccgtggaccaatcaggatggacagcagcttcaaggactggaggaggctgatatcaagttcacattgactcctgtcgctgtgaagagtgaagaagatgaggagaaacTTAAATCGTCAACGCTTCATCCGGGTGAGACTAAAGAGAACAGAgcggactgtggaggaccagaaccagTCAGGAACTCGGGTCCTGATAGACGTTTACAACAAGGTACTGAGGACAAGACTGAAAACTCTTCTGACACTGAACACAGTGAggatgattggatggagaccagggaacctcagactggtttaaatacaagaaataCCAAGCAGCCTCTAAGTGGTATGGGatgtaagacagaaaaaaaatcgttaagttgctctgagtgtggtgaaAGATTTAGTCGGAGTGACcatctaaatatacatatgaggcgtcatacaggagagaaaccgtttagttgctctgagtgtggtaaaagatttaaccaaaggggCAGTCTAAattcacatatgaggattcatacaggagagaaaccgtttagttgctctgagtgtggtcaaagatttaaccaaagaagcaatctaaatacacatattaggattcatacaggagagaaaccgtttagttgctctgagtgtggtgaaagatttaaccaaaggggAAGTCTAAATTCAcacatgaggattcatacaggagagaaaccgtttagttgctctgagtgtggtaaaagatttaccgAAAGGGGAAGtctaaatacacacatgaggattcatacagaagagaaaccgtttagttgctttgagtgtggtaaaagatttaccgCAAGGGGAAgtctaaatagacatatgaggagtcatacaggagagaaaccgtttaatTGGAGTGTGGTGAAAGATTTCAGATTCAGTCCTATGGTACGAGACGTGAGGATTCATAAAGGAGACAAGTGA